A single window of Oncorhynchus keta strain PuntledgeMale-10-30-2019 chromosome 34, Oket_V2, whole genome shotgun sequence DNA harbors:
- the LOC118366840 gene encoding acetylserotonin O-methyltransferase-like yields the protein MEPAGTTTTVTTAAAYPRKILDYMEGFLVSKTLFTACELGVFDLLASSQHPLSLEEVALGIRASQDGTERLLAACTGLDLLNTHTLEGQVTYSNTEQSSVYLTQSSPVSLTQSIHYSSKTIYLCWHYLTDAVREGSNQYEKAFGVKSEHLFEALYRSEEEMVKFMQLMNSIWNICGRDVVTAFNLSPFTTIYDLGGCSGALAKQCVLAYPECTVTIFDLPKVVKTSREHFVTDDNQRVSFHEGDFFKDALPDADLYILARILHDWTDARSIELLTKVYRACRPGGGVLVVEALLCEDGSGPLTAQLYSLNMLVQTEGKERTAAEYTALLTAAGFQNIQVERTGKIYDAVLGRK from the exons ATGGAGCCagctggtactactactactgttactactgctgctgcctacccCCGGAAGATTCTGGACTATATGGAAGGCTTCCTGGTCTCTaag ACCCTGTTCACAGCCTGTGAGCTGGGTGTGTTTGACCTGCTGGCCTCGTCACAGCACCCCCTGTCTCTAGAGGAGGTAGCACTGGGAATCAGGGCCAGCCAGGACGGGACTGAGAGGCTCCTGGCAGCCTGCACCGGGCTGGACCtactcaatacacacacactggaaggacagg tgACGTACAGTAACACAGAGCAGTCCAGTGTGTATCtgacccagtccagtccagtgtccCTGACCCAGTCCATCCACTACAGCTCCAAGACCATCTACCTCTGCTGGCATTACCTGACTGACGCTGTGAG GGAGGGCAGTAATCAGTATGAGAAGGCGTTCGGTGTCAAATCTGAACATCTGTTTGAAGCCCTGTACAG gtctgaGGAGGAGATGGTAAAGTTTATGCAGCTGATGAACTCCATCTGGAACATCTGTGGTCGAGACGTGGTGACGGCCTTCAACCTCTCACCTTTCACAACCATCTACGACCTCGGGG gtTGTAGTGGAGCGCTGGCCAAGCAGTGTGTGTTGGCGTACCCAGAATGCACTGTGACGATCTTTGACCTCCCCAAGGTGGTGAAGACATCCAGAGAACACTTTGTTACCGATGACAACCAGAGGGTCAGCTTCCATGAAG gggaCTTTTTCAAAGATGCGCTGCCAGATGCTGACCTCTATATTCTGGCGAGAATACTTCATGACTGGACAGACGCGCGCAGCATAGAACTACTGACCAAAGTCTACAGGGCCTgcagaccag gaggaggTGTGTTGGTGGTAGAGGCGTTGCTGTGTGAAGACGGGTCAGGACCTCTGACAGCCCAGCTGTACTCTCTGAACATGCTGGTGCAGACGGAGGGGAAAGAGCGGACGGCAGCAGAGTACACTGCCCTGCTGACAGCCGCAGGGTTTCAAAACATACAGGTGGAGAGGACAGGCAAGATTTATGATGCTGTCCTGGGACGCAAGTAG